The Mangrovivirga cuniculi genomic sequence TGACGGATGACGACTTAGATCTTTTTTTAGTGCCAGATTGTGAAAATAATCCAATCCAACAGCCCATTTTCCACGGTTTTGTAAAATAGGATAGTAGATGAATAAAAAATTGTAAAAGGGTTCTCTTTCGTTTACATCAAAAGAAGATTCCTGCTGCATACCCCCTGAAACAGTAAGTGTATATTTTAAATTTTTAGGACCCTGATCTTCAAGCTCAGGCATTTCTGACAGGTCAGGTTTTGAGGTAAAAGGAGTGTATCTGGCTCCAATTCCACCATTAATAATATTTATTCCTTTGTTGGGTTTAGTATAAGATCCGTTACTGGCATGATATATTCCAATATTCATGAAAGTAGCCCAGTTATCAGTAACGGCATATGCAAACGAAAGATCCCCTCTGATGACAGTATTTATATGCGAACCAAGCAGAACATTTTTATTGTTGGTTTCCATATCAAAAGGCTTGTCATTATAGCTGACGCCAATTCCTGTAGCAAAATCGATTTGAAATTTTTCTTTTTTTAATAATGGAAACTGCAAGGTGGTAGTTAGTCCGAACAGGTTACCAAGGTATTGCTGGTTGAGATCGAAATAATTAAAAGAGAATTTGAAAGTAGGATAATTGTGTTCCTTTTCCCACTTTCTGTAACCGTATGTGTGTTTTATAAGGTGAAATGCAAAGCCATTAGGACGGGCATCCCTCGAAATAATACCGACCTCAGGTCCGTGTTTCATTATAAAACCACGATTTAATTCTGCTACATACGAATATCTGTAGGGAGATTTTTCCCCCTGGGCAGATGTTAAAAAATGTGAACCCAAAAACAGGGTAAAAACAGCTAAAAGCCTGATATTCATTGAAATGTAAATCTTTAAGAGCCTCAAAATTACCCATTGCAAATGTATTAGGCAATAGAAAAGAGCTGACAAATTAAAAATCTGTTAAATTAGAAGATAATTTTCCTAGTTTTGCATCAAATCCTGCTATGTCAATCAGCGTAAAAAACATATCAAAAGTATACGGAGAACAGCTCGCGGTTAAAGATTTATCTTTTGAAGTAGCTAAGGGAGAGATCCTCGGATTTCTTGGGCCGAATGGTGCGGGTAAATCGACAACAATGAAAATTCTTTCCGGCTATATTCCCCCTTCTAACGGTGAGGCAATTGTATGTGGCCACAATGTAGAAAAGGAACCATTATCTGTTCAGAAAAAAATCGGTTACCTGCCCGAACACAATCCGATGTATTTGGAAATGTACGTTCACGAATTTTTAAGATTTTGCGGAAAACTACAGGGATTGAAAGGAAAAGAATTGAATCAGCAAGTAGAAAAAATGGTTTCTCTTTGTGGGTTGACCCGGGAGCAAAACAAACAAATTGGTGCCTTGTCTAAGGGATACAGGCAACGTGTTGGACTGGCAAAATCTCTCTTACACGATCCGGAGGTGTTGATTCTTGATGAACCAACCAGTGGACTTGATCCTAACCAGATCGTTGAGATTCGTAACGTAATCAAGGAAGCTTCTAAAGATAAAGCGGTGATTTTTTCTACTCACATAATGCAGGAAGTACAAGCTTTGTGTGATCGCGTGGTTGTTATAAATTTAGGATCTAAAGTTGCAGACAAAACAGTAGAGGGGCTTGGGCGTGAAGTATTTAAGGAAAAAGTAGTGATCATTGAATTTCTGGAGGATGCCAACGAGGAAATGTTCAAAGAAATTAATGGTGTTGAGTCTGTGAAAATGGTCAATCCTAAGAAATTTTTGATTAGTAGTAATGAAAATATTGATATCAGACCCGCGCTATCAGCCTTTGCAGCAAATAATTCATTGACTGTAGTTGGATTGCAACAAGAAGAAAAATCTCTCGAAGAAGTGTTTCATAAATTAACCGGAGGAGGGAATTAGATCATGTGGACAGTTTTTATAAAAGAACTCAATACTTTCTTTAATTCTCTGATTGCATACCTGGTAATCGGTGTATTTCTCACCGCCGTTGGCTTACTGGTCTGGGTATTTCCCGATACTTCTGTATTAAATTATGGATATGCTGATCTTGAAACTCTTTTCGGATTTAGCCCTTACGTATTTATGTTTCTTATTCCGGCTATCACTATGCGGATGTTCGCAGAAGAAAAGAAAGCTGGTACGATGGAATTACTTTTTACCAATCCGGTAAGCGATACTGGTTTGATCATTGGAAAGTTTCTATCCTCTGTAGTCATAGTTTTACTGGCAGTGTTGCCAACTCTGGTATATTATTATTCATTGGTAGAGTTAGGTCAACCTGAAGGTAATATTGACGGAGCCGCTGTTACCGGATCGTATATCGGTTTGTTATCGCTAGGAGGAGTATTTGCCGCAATTGGAATAATGTCGAGTGCAATCACTATAAACCAAATCACCGCATTTATTATAGCTGTTTTTCTTTGTTTTATTCTTTATACCGGGCTTTCATCATTGGCGCAAGTCGATGTATGGGGGAGCTATTCATTGTTACTTACCCAATTAAGTCTCAGCTATCACTACGAAGCTTTAGGCAAAGGATTAATTGATTCCAGAAACGTGATTTATCTTTTTTCAGTCATAATTATCATGCTGGCTATTACTAAAACCGTATTATCTTCGAGAAAATGGTAAATCAAAAGAAATTAGCTGCGATATTGAACCTTACCATAATCGTTCTTATGGTGATCTTGCTGAACCAACTGGCTTTCAGGTATTTTACTCGTGTTGATCTAACGGAAGATAAAAGATATACTATAAAGGAACCTACAAAAGAACTGCTAAAAGAGCTTGATGATGTAGTTTATATAGAAGTTTATCTCGAAGGAGAACTTCCTGCAGGATTTGAAAGATTTAAAAAGAGTATCAGGGAAACATTAAATAGTTTTCAGGTATATGCAGGAAGAAATATTCAATATAATTTTATTGATCCTTCTATTGCCGCATCTACACAAGCCAGAAATACATTTTACAGAAGGTTAGTAGAAAAAGGAATTCAGCCGACAAATCTTTTCGATAACGAAAATGGAAACAGGGTAGAAAAACTGATATTCCCTGGTGCCCTGATCTCTTACGGAGGAACTGAGGTAAGTGTCAACTTACTTAAGGGTTCGGGGGGACAGACGGCCGAGCAAAAGTTAAATACTTCAATTGAAAATCTTGAATATGAATTAGCTTCAGGGGTTAAACAGGCACTGGGGCTTGAAAGACCTAAAGTTGGGTTGCTAAAAGGACATGACGAGGCTGATTCGGTGTATATTGCCGGAATTACAAACCTCATTGCTGAACGATACGACGTGGTCGATGTTGATATATCTGAAATTCAGGATCTTTCTGGATATGATGCTATACTTGATATTCAGCCCAAGTCTGCATTTTCAGATCTTGATCTTTATAAGTTGGACCAATACCTGGTTAGGGGAGGGAACGTATTAATGTTTGTTGATCCGGTCAATGTAAATATCGATAGTGCAGGTAATGGGCAGGGAGGAACAATAGCAGTACCGATAGACCTTAATCTAACGCCTTTCTTATTCAAGCATGGTTTAAGGATCAATGCTAACCTTGTACAAGACCTGAACGCAGGAACATATCCTGTGGTAGTAGGTAACTTTGGTGAAGACCCACAAATAAAGCCGCTACAATGGCCTTTCTTCCCGTTATTTAATAATTATACAGATCACGAAATTGTTAAAGGCCTGGGTGTATCACTGGGTAAATTTGTCAGTACTGTTGATACAGTTTTATCACAAGGTATAGAAAAAAGATATCTGATTTACACAAGTCAGTATTCCAGAGCTTTAAATACTCCGTTACCAGTTGATATCAATGACATGCGTGATATTGTGGAGGAAAATTTTGTTAACCAAAAACCTTTACCGGTTGCGGCACTTAATGAAGGTAATTTTACCTCAATGTATGCCAATAGGTTTTTACCTGCTGGGGCTGATAAAGCAACCTTTGCCGTAAGTGGAGAAAAGGGTAAACTATTAGCAATGGGTGATGGGGATTATCTCATCAATGATATAGGTATCAGGCAAAACAGGCCTTTACCTGTTGGTTTTGATCAGTTTACACAGACGCAATATGCTAATGGAGAGTTTTTAATGAATGCTCTTAGCTATATGATAAATGACCAGGGAATAATACTGGCAAAAAACAAAGAAATTAAAATAAGACCATTGGATAAAATTCAGATTCAGGAAGAGAAAACTTTCTGGCAAGCTTTAAACTTAATATTGCCTTTGGTTTTGCTTATTTTGTTTGGAGTAATTAAAGCGTTTATCAGGAAGAAAAAATATACCGGTTTTGGGAATTATAAGTAATGCAAATAAAATCAGAATAGCTATTGTGGCAGTTTTAGTACTGGCGATAGTTCTGTTGCCGGGAATTACTGACAGCGGGAAAAGTCTTGAAGTATCCGAAAATCATTTTGCGGTTAATGATACTTCCGGAATCACAATGGTAGTTTTGAATTCGAATGAGGGTGAAATTATCGTAAATAATAAAGGCGGTAATTGGTATGTTGGTAATTCTGAAATTGATGAAGCATTAAGACAAGTTTTAATTGCTGTTTTAAATAAGGTAAATGTAAAAAGGCAACTACCGGATTCTCAGGAAAAAGAGACGGTAAAACAATTAAAAGAAAACGGAATTCAGGTTTCTGTTTTTAAAGGGGATAATAAAGTGAAAGAATTCGTTGCCGGTGGAAATGAAAACAGAACCATATCATATATGGCATTGCCTGACTTATCTGAAATCTATATAGTCAATATCCCGGGCTACCAGGATTATGTTACCGGTATATTTGGGTTGGACAGGTTAGCCTGGAAATCTAAGGCTTTTTACAAGGGAGATCCAAGAACACTTAAATCCTTCGCAATTGTAAATAACGAAGGAGACACAGCAGTAAAGATTAAAGGAGAAGGCGTTTATTTTTCTGTTAATAACCTAAGTAGTCAGCTGGATTCGACAAGGATGGATCAATATCTGAGTGCTCTATTTAATTTGCGAATAGATACCCATTTAAATCCTGAAGAATACCCTGTGTATGCTTCTTATATGGAGGAGAATGATCCCGCATTCAGTTATATTATTGATGATATCTCTTATGATTCTCCAAGAATTATAGAATTTTATCCTGTACCACAGAGACAAGGCTTTTATTTTACACAAATGGGTGCAAATCTGGCAGTTTTCAGACAAAATGATGTTGAACAATTAATCGTTCCGGCAGAATTTTTCAAAAAAGAAACCAGCAATCAGTCCTTATTCTAAATTTTTAATAAAAGACAATTTGATTATTCATTTCTTTTCCATTACTTTGTAATTCAAAGTACTTTTAAAATGAATCAACGAGAAAAATACATAGATGATCTTAAGGATATCAGGGAAATGATGAATCGTTCATCACGTTTTATTTCTCTAAGTGGGATGTCAGGAGTATGTGCTGGAATATTTGCTCTAATAGGCTCATATCTCACCTATGATTTGATCTATACCGACGTCGAACAATTAGGATCATATAGATTGTCGCTCACTTCTGATCAATCAACAAAATTGATGGTCATTGGTGCAGTAGTCTTCTTTGCGGCAATTTTTTCAGCAATCTTTTTTACAGTTCGTAAAGCTCGAAAAAATAACCAGCGAATTTGGGATTATCAAACCAGGAGGCTTTTAGAAAACTTCTTTATTCCATTAACCGGAGGAGGAATAGTTTGCGTTATTCTGCTCTTTAAAGGGTATTATGATATTATCGCAGGGTTAACACTTATGGTATATGGCCTTTCATTAATAAATGCTTCATCAGTTACCTATAAAGAAGTTAAAAGTCTGGGTATAGCTGAATTGATACTCGGAATCCTTGCTGTGATACTAACTGGTTACGGACTACTTTTCTGGGCAGTTGGATTTGGTGTTTTGCATATTGTATATGGTGTTTTAATGCAAATCAGACATAAGTAGTGAAGGAATTCTTAAAGGATCTTAATAAGGCATTTGAAAATAAGGTAAGGCTGGGAATTATGTCAGCACTTATAGTGAATGATGCTGTGGATTTTACCGAGTTAAAAATTTACTCGGTGTTACAGATGGGAATCTCGCCGGTCACCTAAAATATTTGGAAAAGAATGAATTTATTGAATATGAAAAGACATTTGTTGATAAAAAGCCCAATACTAAATATATGGTAACAAAAAGAGGCGAGATCGCTTTTAAAAAGCATATTAAAGCAATTGAAAAACTCCTAAAATAAAATTTTTTATCTAATAACTTTGTAATATAAAGTACTTTAAAATTATGGAACACAATGAAAACCAACCAATGCAAAATCAGGAGGCACCCTCATACTTTGAGAGGTTGATGACTTCCCTGAGAAACTCTGTCATGCTTAAAATGCTTGTGGTGGCATTCTTAGTGTTATTGCTGCTTATTCCAACGGGAATGATCATAAATCTAATCGAAGAACGAAAGGAATTGAACGAATTCGTTACGGAAGAGGTAAGTAGTAAATGGGCAGGAGAGCAAACTTTGGCAGGTCCTATATTAACGATACCTGTAATAGAGAAAAAACTGAAATCTAACCGTGAGGATGAAGGTCCGGTTTATAAATATACTACTAAATATCTTCAGGTATTACCACAAAATTTAAGGATTAATGGAGAAGTGGTACCCAATAAATTAAGCAGGGGAATTTATGAAGCGATCGTTTATGAAAGTAATATTCAGATTAGCGGAGACTTTTCTTTTGAACCAAAAGAGGACCTGGGTAATTATGACAGTATCGATTATCAAAATGCTTTTCTGACAATAGGTATTTCTGACCTCAGGGGTGTTGAAGAGCGAATTGTTATTAACTGGAATGGCACCGAATCTAAAGTCAGGCCTGGTAGCAGAATCAGAGAGATCATTGAATCGGGTGTTAGTGCCAATGTAAATGCAGAAGAGCTAAAGAACAAGAATGTTTCTTTTGGATTAGATCTGAAATTAAAAGGAAGTTCGGACCTCTCGTTTATTCCGTCAGGAGGTGAGACAGTAGTTAAAATGAAATCTTCCTGGCCTTCACCGAAATTTGGAGGTATTATCATACCTGATAACAGAAATGTAACATCAGATGGATTTAGTGCTACATGGAAAACCCTGGAAATAAACAGGAATTTTCCACAGTCATGGTTTGGTGATGAATATTCAGATGCTTTTAATCGTTCATCTTTTGGATTATCCTTACTAAATCCTGCTGATCAATATCAAAACACACTTAGAGCAGCAAAATATGCAATTCTAACTATCACCCTTACCTTTTTAATATTCTTTTTATCAGAAGCGATTAAAGGACAAAAAATTCATCCATTTCAATACATTTTGGTTGGGTTTGCCCTGTGTCTATTTTATGCTCTTCTAATAGCCTTATCAGAACACATGCCTTTTGATACAGCTTATCTTTCTGCATCGGTAGCTATTATTAGCATGATCTTCTTTTATTCACTTAAAGTGTTTCAATCAAAAAGGTTTGCTTTCGTTGTTTTAGGATTACTTGTCGCATTGTATGGTTTCCTATATGTGACACTAAAGCTTGAAGATTATGCATTATTAATGGGCACTTGTGGACTCGCTATTATTCTTGCATTAACAATGTACTTTACCAGAAATATTAACTGGTATAGGCTTAGTAGCAGTACGACTTAATTTTTATTATTTCAATATTTAAAGGCATTGCAGGAAAATTGTGATGCCTTTTTTTATACAAAAAATACTAATACAGGTATAACTGATATTGATTTGGTAAATTGAATATAGTTACAATTAAATCTGATATTAATTAATGGCCATACTTGGGAATATTATTAAGTCTGCTCTGGAATTTAGTGAAAAAGTATTACCAGAGAAGTCACCTGTAGAAGAACAAAAGGAGGAGCTTTTAAAGATTTTAAAAAAAGCTTCATCGACATCCTTTGGTAAGTATTACGGTTTTAATAAAATCTTAAAGAGTG encodes the following:
- the gldG gene encoding gliding motility-associated ABC transporter substrate-binding protein GldG, translated to MVNQKKLAAILNLTIIVLMVILLNQLAFRYFTRVDLTEDKRYTIKEPTKELLKELDDVVYIEVYLEGELPAGFERFKKSIRETLNSFQVYAGRNIQYNFIDPSIAASTQARNTFYRRLVEKGIQPTNLFDNENGNRVEKLIFPGALISYGGTEVSVNLLKGSGGQTAEQKLNTSIENLEYELASGVKQALGLERPKVGLLKGHDEADSVYIAGITNLIAERYDVVDVDISEIQDLSGYDAILDIQPKSAFSDLDLYKLDQYLVRGGNVLMFVDPVNVNIDSAGNGQGGTIAVPIDLNLTPFLFKHGLRINANLVQDLNAGTYPVVVGNFGEDPQIKPLQWPFFPLFNNYTDHEIVKGLGVSLGKFVSTVDTVLSQGIEKRYLIYTSQYSRALNTPLPVDINDMRDIVEENFVNQKPLPVAALNEGNFTSMYANRFLPAGADKATFAVSGEKGKLLAMGDGDYLINDIGIRQNRPLPVGFDQFTQTQYANGEFLMNALSYMINDQGIILAKNKEIKIRPLDKIQIQEEKTFWQALNLILPLVLLILFGVIKAFIRKKKYTGFGNYK
- a CDS encoding acyloxyacyl hydrolase; this translates as MNIRLLAVFTLFLGSHFLTSAQGEKSPYRYSYVAELNRGFIMKHGPEVGIISRDARPNGFAFHLIKHTYGYRKWEKEHNYPTFKFSFNYFDLNQQYLGNLFGLTTTLQFPLLKKEKFQIDFATGIGVSYNDKPFDMETNNKNVLLGSHINTVIRGDLSFAYAVTDNWATFMNIGIYHASNGSYTKPNKGINIINGGIGARYTPFTSKPDLSEMPELEDQGPKNLKYTLTVSGGMQQESSFDVNEREPFYNFLFIYYPILQNRGKWAVGLDYFHNLALKKDLSRHPSFINDTPPDFRRVGMTGGYEVSFGRFGALFQLGYYLYNDAHPGQLFYQRYSARYQLTNFMGIHFGLRTHLGNAENIELGIFVGL
- the gldA gene encoding gliding motility-associated ABC transporter ATP-binding subunit GldA — encoded protein: MSISVKNISKVYGEQLAVKDLSFEVAKGEILGFLGPNGAGKSTTMKILSGYIPPSNGEAIVCGHNVEKEPLSVQKKIGYLPEHNPMYLEMYVHEFLRFCGKLQGLKGKELNQQVEKMVSLCGLTREQNKQIGALSKGYRQRVGLAKSLLHDPEVLILDEPTSGLDPNQIVEIRNVIKEASKDKAVIFSTHIMQEVQALCDRVVVINLGSKVADKTVEGLGREVFKEKVVIIEFLEDANEEMFKEINGVESVKMVNPKKFLISSNENIDIRPALSAFAANNSLTVVGLQQEEKSLEEVFHKLTGGGN
- a CDS encoding DUF4340 domain-containing protein, which produces MGIISNANKIRIAIVAVLVLAIVLLPGITDSGKSLEVSENHFAVNDTSGITMVVLNSNEGEIIVNNKGGNWYVGNSEIDEALRQVLIAVLNKVNVKRQLPDSQEKETVKQLKENGIQVSVFKGDNKVKEFVAGGNENRTISYMALPDLSEIYIVNIPGYQDYVTGIFGLDRLAWKSKAFYKGDPRTLKSFAIVNNEGDTAVKIKGEGVYFSVNNLSSQLDSTRMDQYLSALFNLRIDTHLNPEEYPVYASYMEENDPAFSYIIDDISYDSPRIIEFYPVPQRQGFYFTQMGANLAVFRQNDVEQLIVPAEFFKKETSNQSLF
- the creD gene encoding cell envelope integrity protein CreD; this translates as MEHNENQPMQNQEAPSYFERLMTSLRNSVMLKMLVVAFLVLLLLIPTGMIINLIEERKELNEFVTEEVSSKWAGEQTLAGPILTIPVIEKKLKSNREDEGPVYKYTTKYLQVLPQNLRINGEVVPNKLSRGIYEAIVYESNIQISGDFSFEPKEDLGNYDSIDYQNAFLTIGISDLRGVEERIVINWNGTESKVRPGSRIREIIESGVSANVNAEELKNKNVSFGLDLKLKGSSDLSFIPSGGETVVKMKSSWPSPKFGGIIIPDNRNVTSDGFSATWKTLEINRNFPQSWFGDEYSDAFNRSSFGLSLLNPADQYQNTLRAAKYAILTITLTFLIFFLSEAIKGQKIHPFQYILVGFALCLFYALLIALSEHMPFDTAYLSASVAIISMIFFYSLKVFQSKRFAFVVLGLLVALYGFLYVTLKLEDYALLMGTCGLAIILALTMYFTRNINWYRLSSSTT
- the gldF gene encoding gliding motility-associated ABC transporter permease subunit GldF → MWTVFIKELNTFFNSLIAYLVIGVFLTAVGLLVWVFPDTSVLNYGYADLETLFGFSPYVFMFLIPAITMRMFAEEKKAGTMELLFTNPVSDTGLIIGKFLSSVVIVLLAVLPTLVYYYSLVELGQPEGNIDGAAVTGSYIGLLSLGGVFAAIGIMSSAITINQITAFIIAVFLCFILYTGLSSLAQVDVWGSYSLLLTQLSLSYHYEALGKGLIDSRNVIYLFSVIIIMLAITKTVLSSRKW